The Blastocatellia bacterium genome has a window encoding:
- a CDS encoding dipeptidase, with translation MEKIIEYINRNRQRYIDELVEIVKIPSISCSSEHSADVQRCAVYLKERLLAAGLMRAEVIPTPLHPVVYAEWLGAPGRPTVLIYGHYDVQPVEPLDQWMSPPFEPEIRHGELYGRGTVDDKGQVYAHLMAVEAWIKNEGRLPINVKFIVEGEEEIGSLHLESFLNEHRQLLQADVVVISDTPMLDRGVPSICYGLRGLTYMEIEVEGPTMDLHSGSFGGIVANPANVLCQIVAQLKDAEGRVTIPGFYDKVVPLSEDERARLAALPFDEQQYLALTGSPAPFGEPGYTTLERMWARPTLDVNGFVSGHTGEGSKTIIPSKALAKVSMRLVPHQDPDEIAEQFIAYVHAIAPPTVRVQVRKLSAGAGFLAPYDHPAFQAAIDALEQGFGTKAVFIREGGSIPFVNTIYEALNVPCILLGLGLPDENSHAPNEKLNLVNYHQGIISCAYLYQALANVQF, from the coding sequence ATGGAAAAGATCATTGAGTACATTAACCGGAACCGGCAGCGTTACATTGACGAGCTGGTTGAGATTGTCAAGATTCCCAGCATTAGTTGTAGCAGCGAACACAGCGCTGACGTTCAACGCTGCGCTGTGTACTTGAAAGAGAGGTTGCTGGCTGCCGGATTGATGCGTGCGGAGGTGATACCGACGCCGCTGCATCCTGTTGTTTATGCTGAATGGCTCGGCGCGCCGGGCCGACCCACCGTGCTGATATATGGCCACTATGACGTGCAGCCGGTTGAACCACTCGATCAGTGGATGTCGCCGCCATTCGAGCCGGAGATTCGCCACGGCGAACTCTACGGGCGTGGCACAGTTGACGACAAAGGTCAAGTCTATGCCCATTTGATGGCCGTCGAAGCGTGGATCAAAAACGAAGGCCGCCTGCCGATCAACGTCAAGTTTATCGTAGAGGGTGAGGAAGAGATTGGGAGCTTACATCTGGAATCATTCCTGAACGAGCATCGGCAGTTGCTTCAAGCCGATGTCGTGGTCATCTCCGACACACCGATGCTGGATCGAGGCGTGCCGTCCATTTGCTATGGACTGCGCGGATTGACCTACATGGAGATTGAGGTTGAAGGACCCACGATGGACCTGCACTCTGGCTCGTTCGGCGGCATCGTGGCCAATCCGGCCAATGTGCTGTGCCAGATTGTGGCGCAGTTAAAAGACGCCGAAGGGCGTGTGACCATCCCCGGCTTTTACGACAAGGTCGTCCCGCTCAGTGAAGACGAGCGCGCGCGGCTGGCCGCGTTGCCATTTGACGAGCAACAATACTTAGCCCTGACTGGTTCGCCGGCGCCGTTTGGCGAGCCGGGTTACACCACATTGGAACGTATGTGGGCGCGACCGACGCTCGACGTCAACGGCTTCGTGAGCGGACACACCGGTGAAGGCTCCAAGACCATCATTCCCAGCAAGGCGCTGGCCAAAGTGAGTATGCGGTTGGTGCCCCATCAAGACCCTGATGAAATCGCCGAACAGTTCATCGCTTACGTCCATGCTATCGCGCCTCCAACAGTGCGCGTTCAGGTACGCAAGCTGTCAGCCGGCGCCGGATTCCTCGCGCCGTATGATCATCCGGCCTTTCAAGCGGCGATTGATGCGTTGGAGCAAGGCTTTGGCACAAAAGCGGTCTTCATCCGCGAAGGCGGCTCCATTCCATTTGTCAACACGATTTACGAGGCGCTCAACGTGCCGTGTATTCTGCTAGGACTGGGCCTGCCCGACGAAAATTCGCATGCGCCGAATGAAAAGCTGAATCTCGTCAATTATCACCAAGGCATCATCAGTTGCGCCTATCTCTATCAGGCTTTGGCTAACGTGCAGTTCTAA
- a CDS encoding glycosyltransferase has protein sequence MLRRLLYIALDFPPLNSSGTYRNAKFVKYLGRFGWQPVVVTLDWHQAQTDDPLDETLLKEIPTDIPIIRYPPYHPLIALPRWLARKRPEPLLPAEARLRAEVSSDERPRSRFYTAARSVYHAALAPVGDMFFYWSLRALPRCIEVAVQHRVEAIYVSVSPWTLGILGVLLQGALRVPLIVDFRDYWTMWAVKQTRPFRDWLDASVERWVLRHADRIICVHQAMADDFQRLEPRCRGKCRVITNGYDEDDFRHVQRHTSPLDNHNEPRAHHRVVQLTHTGIAWGDAAQPLLDALSQLRRQSARLNLQVNFIGGLPPSKWQFIHEHQLDGFVHVEKRISHHDAIQQMLAADVLLLLLVGNEGGRKWYPGKLFEYLYAGRPVLAVAPEGIASELLRQAGVGLVVEPQDIDRLVSVLADIATDVDQFRHTYYRPDQRFIEQFNRVRLTHALACVLEEVTGGKQRYG, from the coding sequence ATGCTCCGTCGGCTTCTCTACATTGCGCTCGATTTTCCACCACTCAATAGCAGTGGCACCTACCGCAACGCTAAATTCGTCAAGTATCTTGGCCGGTTCGGCTGGCAACCGGTCGTGGTGACACTGGATTGGCATCAGGCGCAAACCGACGACCCGCTCGACGAAACGCTGTTGAAGGAAATTCCTACTGACATCCCCATCATCCGCTACCCGCCATACCATCCCTTGATCGCTTTGCCGCGCTGGCTCGCCCGCAAACGTCCTGAACCGCTCCTGCCGGCAGAAGCTCGCTTGCGCGCCGAAGTGAGCAGCGATGAGCGGCCGCGCAGCCGCTTCTATACCGCAGCCCGGAGCGTTTACCACGCAGCACTGGCGCCTGTTGGCGATATGTTTTTCTATTGGAGTCTCCGGGCGCTGCCACGCTGTATCGAAGTGGCTGTGCAACACCGCGTTGAAGCTATTTACGTGTCGGTCAGCCCATGGACATTAGGCATTCTCGGCGTGCTCTTACAAGGCGCCTTGCGCGTGCCGTTGATTGTGGATTTCCGCGATTACTGGACGATGTGGGCTGTTAAACAAACCCGCCCGTTTCGTGACTGGCTCGACGCCAGCGTCGAACGCTGGGTGCTGCGCCATGCTGACCGAATCATCTGCGTCCACCAAGCGATGGCCGACGATTTCCAGAGACTAGAACCACGCTGTCGAGGCAAATGTCGCGTTATCACCAATGGCTATGACGAAGACGATTTCCGCCACGTTCAGCGCCACACGTCTCCATTAGACAATCACAACGAACCTCGCGCTCACCACCGCGTTGTGCAATTGACACACACAGGCATCGCCTGGGGCGACGCGGCTCAGCCGCTGCTGGATGCGCTCAGCCAACTGCGACGCCAATCGGCCAGGCTTAACCTCCAAGTTAATTTCATCGGCGGACTGCCGCCGTCCAAATGGCAATTCATCCATGAGCATCAACTGGACGGGTTCGTGCATGTGGAAAAACGCATTTCACATCACGACGCGATTCAGCAGATGCTGGCTGCTGACGTGTTGCTGCTTTTGCTGGTCGGCAATGAAGGAGGACGCAAGTGGTATCCCGGCAAATTATTCGAATACTTGTATGCCGGTCGTCCCGTGCTGGCCGTCGCGCCGGAAGGCATCGCCAGCGAGCTACTTCGCCAAGCAGGCGTTGGTTTGGTTGTTGAGCCACAGGATATAGACCGGCTGGTTAGCGTCCTGGCCGATATTGCCACAGATGTGGATCAGTTCCGACACACGTATTACCGCCCCGATCAACGCTTCATCGAGCAGTTCAATCGCGTCAGACTGACGCACGCGCTGGCCTGCGTGCTGGAGGAAGTCACCGGCGGCAAGCAACGATACGGATGA